The Candidatus Komeilibacteria bacterium CG_4_10_14_0_2_um_filter_37_10 genome includes a region encoding these proteins:
- a CDS encoding type I DNA topoisomerase, producing the protein MNKKLIIVESPTKAKTISRFLSKDYIVESSYGHVRDLPKSKLGIDVENNFQPSYLIPLKAKKVVTNLKKKISSKTEVYLATDEDREGEAIAWHLIEALKLPIEQTKRVAFHEITATAVKKALENPRELDLNMVDAQQARRILDRLVGYKLSPWLWQKVAKGLSAGRVQSVAVRLIVEREKEIQAFQAEEYWKITGKFNGAHGEIRAPLTHRNGQELKYNSLTKETEAIELKKELEKLSYEIGNLQSREQTKRQPSPLTTSLLQQEANRKHGFSSKQTMMLAQQLYEGVELGSGQAEGLITYMRTDSQFLSDKFINEARDYIKTTLGASYLPATAQHYRTKSKNAQEAHEAIRPANVELSPESIKNYLNSNQYKLYKLIWSRSVATQMMPAKINITTLTVNDTKQKFFFTIAGEVITFPGFLKIYQLPQQDKNLPPYQVNDPLTVEEIETEQHFTKAPARYSDAGLVNQLEKRGIGRPSTYAPTISTIIERNYVTREEKKLKPTEIGILVNDMLIQHFPNVVDYGFTAKMENELDEIARGEKKWEPIIADFYHPFAELLAQKYDQVEKKHTSEITEEICPSCQGKLAIKYARFGKFLACSNFPTCRFTKNINTDADAAKQATTTELCPECSKPLVDKRGRFGQFLACSGYPDCKFTKPLASQETNITCPRCQQGKIVGKKTKRNRMFYGCNRYPECDFALWHKPTGESCPKCQSLLLQAGKNIKCSNNECDYQKADQV; encoded by the coding sequence ATGAACAAGAAATTAATTATCGTTGAATCCCCCACCAAGGCTAAAACAATTAGTCGTTTTTTGTCTAAAGATTATATCGTAGAATCATCCTATGGACACGTCCGCGATTTGCCAAAAAGCAAACTTGGTATTGATGTTGAAAACAATTTTCAACCGAGCTACCTGATTCCACTGAAAGCAAAAAAGGTGGTAACGAATCTGAAGAAAAAAATTAGTAGTAAAACAGAAGTATATCTAGCAACTGACGAAGACCGTGAGGGTGAGGCTATTGCCTGGCATTTAATCGAGGCTCTAAAGCTGCCAATCGAACAAACGAAAAGAGTTGCTTTTCATGAAATAACAGCCACGGCAGTAAAAAAAGCGCTAGAAAATCCCCGCGAATTAGATCTAAATATGGTGGACGCCCAACAAGCTAGACGTATTTTGGATCGTTTAGTTGGCTATAAATTATCCCCCTGGTTATGGCAAAAAGTGGCTAAAGGCCTATCTGCTGGTCGTGTACAGTCAGTTGCCGTACGCTTAATCGTGGAACGGGAAAAAGAAATTCAAGCTTTTCAAGCAGAAGAGTATTGGAAAATTACTGGTAAATTTAACGGCGCCCATGGTGAAATCCGAGCACCACTTACTCATCGTAATGGCCAAGAATTAAAATATAATAGTTTGACCAAAGAAACAGAGGCAATAGAGCTAAAAAAGGAATTGGAAAAACTTTCCTACGAAATAGGCAATCTCCAAAGTCGCGAACAAACAAAACGCCAACCTTCACCACTAACTACTTCCTTACTACAACAAGAGGCTAATAGAAAACATGGATTTTCCTCCAAACAAACCATGATGTTAGCCCAACAACTATATGAAGGTGTAGAACTTGGGTCAGGCCAAGCTGAGGGTCTAATTACCTACATGCGTACTGATTCCCAATTTTTGAGTGATAAATTCATCAATGAAGCTCGCGACTATATCAAAACTACGCTGGGAGCGAGCTATTTACCAGCGACTGCTCAACATTACCGTACCAAAAGCAAGAATGCTCAAGAAGCTCATGAGGCTATCAGGCCAGCTAACGTTGAACTATCACCAGAAAGTATTAAAAATTATTTAAACAGCAATCAATATAAACTATATAAATTAATATGGTCGCGCTCAGTAGCAACACAAATGATGCCCGCTAAAATTAATATTACTACTTTGACTGTCAATGATACTAAACAAAAATTCTTCTTTACTATAGCTGGCGAGGTCATTACCTTCCCCGGTTTTCTAAAAATTTATCAACTACCTCAACAAGATAAAAATTTACCACCCTATCAAGTTAATGATCCCTTAACTGTCGAAGAGATTGAAACCGAGCAACACTTCACCAAGGCACCAGCGCGCTATTCTGATGCTGGTCTGGTTAATCAACTGGAAAAAAGAGGTATTGGTAGACCATCGACATACGCGCCAACTATTTCCACAATTATTGAGCGTAATTATGTGACGCGGGAAGAAAAAAAATTAAAACCCACGGAAATTGGTATTTTGGTTAATGATATGCTAATTCAACACTTCCCAAATGTTGTGGACTATGGCTTTACTGCGAAAATGGAAAACGAACTTGATGAAATCGCCCGTGGTGAAAAAAAGTGGGAACCAATCATTGCCGACTTCTACCATCCCTTCGCCGAACTACTGGCGCAAAAATACGACCAAGTTGAAAAAAAACATACCAGTGAAATTACGGAAGAAATTTGTCCGTCATGCCAAGGTAAACTAGCTATCAAATACGCTCGCTTCGGTAAATTTCTTGCTTGCAGCAATTTCCCCACTTGTCGTTTTACCAAAAATATTAATACCGACGCCGATGCTGCCAAACAAGCAACTACTACCGAATTATGTCCTGAATGTAGCAAACCGCTAGTTGATAAACGCGGACGCTTTGGTCAATTCTTAGCCTGCTCTGGCTATCCCGATTGTAAATTTACCAAACCCTTGGCTTCCCAGGAAACCAATATTACTTGTCCTCGTTGCCAGCAAGGCAAAATTGTCGGTAAAAAAACTAAAAGAAATAGAATGTTTTATGGTTGTAACCGTTATCCCGAATGTGATTTTGCTCTCTGGCACAAACCAACTGGTGAATCTTGCCCTAAGTGTCAATCACTACTTCTCCAAGCTGGCAAAAATATCAAATGTTCCAATAATGAGTGTGATTATCAAAAAGCTGATCAAGTCTAA